In Maridesulfovibrio bastinii DSM 16055, a single genomic region encodes these proteins:
- a CDS encoding glycosyltransferase has protein sequence MKKICFFNSNKAWGGGEKWNHHFSLLLRDAGYEVFVATNKASELYQKLENEPGITLSEFSVSNLSFLNPLSFITLRNYFHKNKIDCVIMALPSDLKTAGIAAKAAGVSKIIYRRGIAVPVRNSKLNRYLFSRIIDRLIVNSIETKKMVLKNAPNLISNDKIRLIYNGFDVADFDSQQSQPVIEKKDNEIIIGNAARLTIQKGQKYLLEAAAILRDKGLNFRIAIAGTGELQDQLMGLVRKFDLDDRVEFLGFVDDMKSFYQSIDIFCLPSLWEGFGYALVEAMTMEKPVAAFDISSNPEVVANNSTGLLVESGNVEKLSEALERLILNSELRNKMGKEGRKRVLENFDTPLVLGKLKDLIEE, from the coding sequence TTGAAAAAAATATGCTTCTTCAACAGTAACAAAGCCTGGGGCGGTGGCGAGAAATGGAATCACCATTTTTCATTACTTTTGCGTGATGCCGGATATGAAGTCTTTGTTGCGACAAATAAGGCCTCTGAACTTTACCAAAAACTTGAAAATGAACCGGGAATTACCTTATCTGAATTTTCCGTATCTAATTTGAGTTTCTTAAATCCACTATCATTCATCACGTTACGAAACTACTTTCATAAAAATAAAATCGACTGTGTAATTATGGCCTTACCTTCGGATTTGAAGACAGCAGGTATTGCAGCGAAAGCTGCTGGTGTTTCAAAAATTATATATCGCCGTGGTATAGCTGTACCGGTCAGAAATTCAAAACTTAATCGCTATCTTTTTTCTAGAATCATTGACCGTTTAATTGTGAACTCAATAGAAACCAAAAAGATGGTCCTAAAAAATGCTCCTAACCTTATCAGTAACGACAAAATCAGATTAATTTATAACGGATTTGACGTTGCCGATTTTGATTCCCAACAAAGCCAGCCTGTTATTGAAAAAAAGGATAATGAAATAATTATCGGCAATGCAGCCAGATTAACTATTCAAAAGGGACAGAAATATCTGCTAGAAGCTGCAGCAATTTTACGGGATAAAGGGCTCAATTTTAGAATTGCAATTGCCGGCACCGGTGAATTGCAAGATCAACTCATGGGTCTGGTAAGAAAATTTGATCTTGATGACCGTGTTGAATTTTTAGGATTTGTTGATGACATGAAAAGTTTCTATCAAAGTATAGATATCTTCTGTCTTCCCTCTCTTTGGGAGGGATTCGGTTATGCTCTGGTTGAAGCTATGACAATGGAAAAACCAGTAGCGGCTTTTGACATAAGTTCTAACCCTGAAGTTGTTGCTAATAATTCTACAGGATTATTAGTTGAATCTGGAAACGTGGAAAAACTTTCAGAAGCGCTTGAAAGGCTTATTTTAAACAGTGAACTCAGAAATAAAATGGGAAAGGAAGGACGGAAAAGAGTTTTAGAAAATTTTGATACCCCGCTTGTTCTTGGAAAACTTAAGGACCTTATTGAAGAATAG
- the sucD gene encoding succinate--CoA ligase subunit alpha: MLLNEHLSKMLLKNAAGIPVPTGVKVTNDDLPELKPYFPLPWILKAQVPVGGRGKAGGIQKVDDSDKYEAMAEKILSMEIKGHKVPFLRVEPAIDIRREFYLSLTLSRQKKKVIMTVGRQGGIEIETMGKGNLLIQEISLPGGIQPNQIRAAFFHIKIAKELFPDFSMIITKLYDTMINYGLLLAEINPLALTGYGKLLAMDAKIEMDDNIVEINPDFEKFYQPEHSTTEENIARKAGMSFVSLKGWVGLIANGAGLSMATMDAMNFSNLPAANFLDLGGAANQERIEAALNILFNDEQVKAIFINLFGGILSCELVATSLIAALGGKAPEKDIVIRMSGNSSEAGLKKLKQISSSKLHLAKNMTEAIELLRKLKPNDQSYIPFPEPISSVSRRKIEQTDYTSSKKFLIDKNTPILVQGITGHEGKLHTKLMLEYGSNIVAGVTPFKGGQNVLNVPVYNSIIEAQQSHEIGASIIFVPPKLATDAILEAASCNIPWIVCITEGIVQSSMLNVLEQVKRSNSKIIGPNTPGIIIPGQTKIGILPATPFSPGPVAILSRSGTLTYEVADRLNKAGIGQSVSIGIGGDSYIGTTFADLFDMLRNHDETKAIIILGEIGGTAEQDLADYVIKTGFQKPVLSFIAGQTAPPGKRLGHAGAILKEGKGILDKLERMRKAGFIVCPSLESIPDLTAEVLNNQ, encoded by the coding sequence ATGCTTCTAAATGAACATCTCAGCAAAATGCTTCTAAAAAATGCTGCCGGAATACCCGTCCCAACAGGAGTTAAAGTTACGAATGACGATTTACCGGAGCTTAAACCATATTTTCCACTACCTTGGATTTTAAAAGCCCAAGTTCCTGTTGGAGGGAGAGGAAAAGCAGGTGGAATCCAAAAAGTTGATGACAGTGATAAATATGAAGCTATGGCTGAAAAGATATTATCAATGGAAATCAAAGGACACAAGGTCCCCTTTTTACGAGTTGAACCGGCTATTGATATCCGTAGAGAATTTTACCTTTCTCTAACCCTATCACGACAAAAGAAAAAAGTTATAATGACTGTTGGAAGACAGGGAGGAATTGAAATAGAAACAATGGGCAAAGGCAACCTGCTTATCCAAGAAATCAGCCTTCCGGGAGGAATTCAACCCAACCAGATAAGAGCTGCCTTTTTCCATATAAAAATAGCTAAAGAACTTTTCCCTGATTTCAGTATGATAATCACCAAATTATATGACACTATGATCAATTATGGGTTATTACTAGCTGAAATAAATCCATTAGCTCTTACAGGATATGGTAAACTTCTTGCCATGGATGCCAAAATAGAAATGGATGACAATATAGTTGAAATTAATCCTGATTTTGAAAAATTTTACCAGCCGGAGCACAGTACTACCGAAGAAAATATTGCGCGAAAAGCAGGAATGAGTTTTGTTTCTCTCAAAGGATGGGTCGGACTCATTGCAAACGGTGCCGGTCTGTCTATGGCAACAATGGATGCCATGAATTTTTCCAACCTTCCAGCCGCAAATTTTCTCGACCTTGGAGGAGCGGCAAATCAGGAGCGGATTGAGGCCGCGTTAAATATTTTATTTAACGATGAACAGGTCAAAGCAATTTTTATCAATCTTTTTGGTGGAATTCTTTCCTGTGAACTTGTTGCTACATCCCTTATAGCTGCTCTTGGTGGAAAAGCTCCTGAAAAAGATATTGTCATACGCATGTCCGGGAATAGTTCAGAGGCTGGTTTGAAAAAATTAAAACAAATTAGTTCTTCAAAACTGCATCTTGCTAAAAATATGACAGAAGCAATTGAACTTCTACGGAAACTGAAACCAAATGATCAGAGTTACATCCCATTCCCAGAGCCGATATCGTCTGTATCAAGACGAAAAATTGAACAGACGGATTACACTTCTTCCAAAAAATTTTTGATAGATAAAAATACGCCAATCCTTGTACAAGGCATAACCGGGCATGAAGGGAAATTGCATACGAAGCTTATGCTCGAATACGGCAGCAATATTGTTGCCGGTGTAACCCCCTTTAAAGGGGGCCAAAACGTTCTGAACGTTCCTGTTTACAACAGTATTATCGAAGCCCAGCAGTCGCATGAAATAGGAGCGAGCATTATATTTGTTCCTCCTAAACTGGCAACGGATGCCATATTGGAAGCTGCTTCCTGCAATATTCCATGGATAGTCTGCATAACTGAAGGAATCGTTCAAAGTTCAATGCTTAATGTGCTTGAACAGGTAAAAAGAAGTAATTCAAAAATTATAGGCCCCAATACTCCGGGGATAATTATTCCAGGACAAACTAAAATCGGCATACTGCCTGCTACACCATTTTCTCCCGGCCCGGTTGCTATCTTGTCCAGAAGCGGAACATTGACCTATGAGGTGGCGGATAGACTCAACAAAGCTGGAATTGGACAGTCTGTAAGCATAGGAATCGGAGGAGATTCATATATAGGGACAACTTTTGCCGATCTTTTTGATATGCTGCGTAATCATGATGAGACAAAGGCAATAATAATTCTTGGAGAAATAGGTGGGACGGCTGAACAGGACCTTGCTGATTATGTAATTAAGACAGGTTTTCAGAAACCAGTCCTATCCTTCATAGCTGGACAGACAGCACCTCCGGGTAAAAGGCTTGGACATGCCGGAGCCATATTAAAAGAAGGAAAAGGTATTCTGGACAAGCTTGAGAGAATGCGTAAAGCAGGCTTCATAGTCTGCCCTAGTCTTGAATCCATCCCTGATCTCACAGCAGAAGTTCTTAACAACCAATAA
- a CDS encoding CCA tRNA nucleotidyltransferase, which yields MKRSNSKILLVGGAVRDLLTGKKASDYDFLVADGSISNFKLRFPESISAGKSHTVFIVDGYEYSFPRNGGNSPDERIDNDLIERDFTINALALDEDGELYTHPDSLFDIYNKMLRPTSSHALIADPLRIFRAAGLYARFPELNPSSELMMGMKKCSEHNLLSNLAPDRIAMEVRKALSGKSPGNFIRLLHKTNCLDPWFKCFATRTDSCPHNILNTRIDSSAKLMDKMNFNSIFCWGALCHSLGRSFSNNLKALNKINSIGQQQAFYLGKKLKLPNKYIKAGEISAGYFKLACNYKKLTVDTKVDLLLKLHSTNLLDMMKSLTAAEESVGLMESAQKELDTILKVRLKPNDQNRGRDSGRILREMRIETLKKI from the coding sequence ATGAAAAGATCGAACTCTAAAATTCTTTTAGTAGGCGGGGCTGTCAGAGATCTGCTTACGGGAAAAAAAGCTTCTGATTACGACTTTCTTGTCGCTGATGGTAGTATTTCAAATTTTAAATTACGTTTCCCTGAATCCATTTCAGCCGGCAAATCTCATACAGTTTTTATTGTAGATGGATACGAATACTCCTTCCCGCGTAACGGAGGTAACTCTCCAGATGAACGTATAGATAATGATCTAATTGAAAGAGATTTTACAATCAATGCATTAGCCCTGGATGAAGACGGAGAGCTATATACACACCCGGATTCTCTTTTTGATATATACAATAAAATGCTTAGGCCGACATCTTCTCACGCATTGATAGCAGACCCTTTAAGAATTTTCAGAGCCGCAGGCCTATACGCACGATTTCCTGAATTAAATCCGTCATCCGAGCTTATGATGGGGATGAAAAAGTGTTCTGAACACAATTTACTTTCGAACTTAGCACCAGACCGTATAGCTATGGAGGTACGCAAAGCCCTTTCCGGAAAATCACCCGGAAATTTTATACGCCTGCTGCATAAAACAAACTGTTTAGACCCATGGTTTAAATGCTTTGCTACAAGAACTGACTCATGTCCTCATAACATTTTAAATACGAGAATAGACAGTTCAGCAAAGCTGATGGACAAAATGAACTTTAACAGCATATTCTGCTGGGGGGCTTTATGTCACTCTTTAGGAAGATCTTTTAGCAATAATCTAAAGGCATTAAATAAGATAAACAGCATAGGACAGCAACAAGCTTTTTACCTTGGTAAAAAACTAAAACTACCCAACAAATACATTAAAGCAGGAGAGATTTCTGCTGGTTATTTTAAATTAGCATGCAACTACAAAAAGTTAACTGTAGATACTAAAGTAGACTTGTTGCTAAAACTACATTCTACAAATTTACTGGATATGATGAAATCACTTACTGCTGCTGAAGAATCTGTGGGATTAATGGAATCTGCTCAAAAAGAACTGGATACAATTTTAAAAGTAAGACTAAAGCCTAATGATCAAAACAGGGGCAGGGATTCAGGAAGGATTTTACGTGAGATGAGGATAGAGACTTTAAAAAAGATTTGA
- a CDS encoding TVP38/TMEM64 family protein, which yields MKSRISIIIFIAALAIIFFAFDLQHYLTLEYLKSSRTFLQNLFNDYPVKTSAAFFFIYVFVVAVNLPGATVLGLAGGAIFGFITGTLLISFASSIGATIGCFVSRYIFRNFVEMRFKEVYDKINKGIESEGPFYLFTMRLIPAIPFVVINLVMGLTKMPLKTFYWVSQIGMLPGTMVYANAGNELGKIHSAKAVFSPELIISFLLLGLFPLIVKKVMKQIRKRRSSLKL from the coding sequence ATGAAGAGTCGAATCTCTATAATTATTTTTATAGCCGCTTTAGCAATAATCTTTTTTGCTTTTGATTTGCAACATTATCTGACACTTGAGTATTTGAAATCCTCAAGAACTTTTCTACAGAATTTATTTAATGATTATCCTGTTAAAACAAGCGCTGCATTTTTTTTTATTTATGTATTCGTAGTCGCTGTAAACCTTCCCGGTGCAACAGTTCTGGGTCTAGCCGGTGGAGCAATATTCGGTTTTATTACCGGAACGCTGCTGATTTCTTTTGCAAGTTCCATCGGAGCGACTATTGGATGTTTTGTTTCCCGATATATTTTTAGAAATTTCGTTGAGATGCGATTTAAAGAAGTTTATGACAAAATTAATAAAGGTATCGAAAGTGAAGGACCATTTTATCTTTTTACAATGAGGCTTATTCCTGCAATCCCCTTTGTAGTGATTAATCTGGTCATGGGTCTGACAAAGATGCCCTTAAAAACTTTTTACTGGGTTTCTCAGATTGGTATGCTCCCCGGAACAATGGTTTATGCCAATGCAGGAAATGAGCTGGGAAAGATACATTCAGCCAAAGCTGTTTTTTCACCGGAATTGATCATTTCTTTTCTTCTTTTAGGACTTTTTCCTTTGATTGTTAAAAAGGTTATGAAACAGATAAGAAAAAGGAGATCTTCTTTAAAGTTATGA
- a CDS encoding cyclic nucleotide-binding domain-containing protein codes for MIRPKSPTVRSYHRGKILFREGHESRIAFMIKSGTVDIYKFHNNKKRVLTSLGRGDIFGEMSILARAKRTTNAVATSYCELIILTEEVMKVLLDSSPVTIKKMVETLAQRVTDTDINNDGQNSGNSFLALAKILDLAYKDYLYIPLQEKREILNYDLGLSVEAFSCTVRNLAVYSRLEIDLFIDTLSRLNLIDITSLGSRKSFKERYIKINDPDDFIDSITELNHEMRDLYGLAECRMTFYSIPEFSRNNGVSQEYLYKEIFKGEVPENLFFFNLEKAMSWSRGKEEKFYQKFYVQAKKSQDLKTIDDIIYIDDHTVKIILKKFDYSKIIKFYQGGDESVKNKIVSNVGRKLAGIIAEEAGILPSPDPAELQSIIDDFYTVLRQLK; via the coding sequence ATGATTAGGCCCAAATCTCCTACAGTTCGATCATATCATCGGGGGAAAATACTCTTTCGTGAAGGGCATGAAAGCCGCATTGCTTTTATGATAAAATCCGGAACCGTAGATATTTATAAGTTTCATAATAATAAAAAAAGAGTTCTGACCTCTTTGGGACGAGGTGATATCTTTGGGGAAATGTCCATTCTTGCCAGAGCAAAACGGACGACAAATGCTGTAGCAACTTCTTATTGTGAGCTAATAATTCTTACTGAAGAAGTAATGAAGGTGCTTCTTGATTCTTCTCCTGTAACAATAAAAAAAATGGTTGAAACTCTTGCTCAGAGAGTAACTGACACCGATATAAATAATGATGGACAAAATTCAGGCAATTCTTTTTTAGCCCTTGCCAAGATTCTTGACCTTGCTTACAAAGATTACCTCTACATACCACTGCAGGAAAAAAGAGAAATTCTTAATTATGATCTCGGACTTTCCGTAGAAGCCTTTTCATGCACAGTTCGCAATTTAGCTGTGTATTCCCGTCTCGAAATTGATTTATTTATTGACACGTTATCCAGATTAAATCTGATAGATATTACCAGTTTGGGCTCAAGAAAATCATTTAAGGAACGTTATATAAAAATTAACGATCCTGATGATTTTATTGATTCTATTACTGAGCTTAATCATGAGATGAGAGACCTGTACGGTCTCGCTGAATGTCGGATGACTTTTTATTCTATTCCTGAATTTTCAAGAAATAATGGTGTATCCCAAGAATATTTGTATAAAGAAATATTTAAGGGTGAAGTTCCTGAAAATTTGTTTTTTTTCAATTTAGAAAAGGCAATGAGCTGGAGTAGAGGAAAAGAAGAAAAGTTTTATCAGAAATTTTATGTTCAAGCTAAAAAGAGTCAGGATTTAAAAACAATTGATGATATAATTTATATTGATGATCATACTGTTAAAATTATTTTAAAAAAGTTTGATTATTCGAAAATTATTAAATTTTATCAAGGTGGAGACGAGTCTGTTAAAAATAAGATTGTTAGCAATGTAGGAAGGAAACTTGCAGGAATAATTGCTGAAGAGGCTGGGATACTGCCTTCCCCTGATCCTGCCGAGCTTCAATCCATAATAGATGATTTTTATACTGTTTTAAGACAATTGAAATGA
- a CDS encoding Crp/Fnr family transcriptional regulator, translating into MKSFVPEIKQFQSGSVIFNEGDPGKVAYLIQEGSVNIVKRIKDKKNVLATLSVGEIFGEMAVISSSKRTAGAEAVTDCSLTVLDAKLIYALLKKSHPIVFHLTKVLIARLADANSGIGVKRSENVWMTMCKFLDLKCRIARRDPVKSMNVGIEYNNFCFDLKQIANISKNEIDRMLESAISVKLITRTKILSEYRLDINDPETFLDSAASLSEEFNTLSGVVCRTEFLDIYDFAKAVNSTPEIIYKKIGLQEFPDDICLLHKKGSQEWAKRVGLEFFREGIPQRVSLKEVEGLDDILFVDATTLEKIFHDLGYYKMGILLTVAEGNVYDKIVSVLSDKIVNAILEDSKGRTAIDFEEAVEIEEDLVNAINRLMISDKN; encoded by the coding sequence ATGAAGTCATTTGTTCCTGAAATAAAACAATTTCAAAGTGGATCTGTCATTTTCAATGAAGGTGATCCAGGAAAAGTGGCTTATCTTATTCAGGAAGGCTCGGTTAATATTGTAAAAAGAATTAAAGATAAAAAAAATGTTTTAGCAACTTTGTCTGTTGGCGAAATATTCGGCGAAATGGCTGTTATTTCAAGCTCTAAACGTACAGCTGGAGCTGAGGCTGTTACTGATTGTTCTTTGACGGTTCTTGATGCGAAGCTGATTTATGCTCTTCTTAAAAAGAGTCATCCAATAGTATTTCATCTGACCAAAGTTCTTATTGCAAGACTTGCAGATGCTAATTCTGGTATTGGGGTTAAACGCTCAGAGAATGTCTGGATGACTATGTGCAAATTTCTTGATTTGAAATGCAGAATTGCTCGAAGAGACCCTGTCAAAAGTATGAATGTAGGTATTGAATATAACAATTTTTGTTTTGATTTAAAACAAATTGCCAATATCTCTAAGAATGAAATTGATAGGATGCTTGAATCAGCTATTTCTGTTAAATTGATTACTAGGACCAAAATTTTGAGTGAATACCGCCTTGATATAAATGATCCAGAAACATTTTTGGATTCTGCAGCAAGTCTTTCCGAAGAATTTAATACTCTTTCCGGGGTTGTGTGTCGTACTGAATTTTTGGATATTTATGATTTTGCAAAAGCTGTCAATTCAACCCCTGAAATTATTTATAAAAAAATTGGTTTGCAGGAATTTCCTGATGATATTTGCCTGTTGCATAAAAAAGGATCTCAAGAATGGGCTAAAAGAGTCGGGTTAGAATTTTTTAGGGAAGGAATTCCTCAAAGAGTTTCTTTGAAAGAAGTCGAGGGATTGGATGATATTTTATTTGTTGATGCCACAACGTTGGAAAAAATTTTTCATGATCTTGGGTACTATAAGATGGGAATACTTTTAACGGTGGCAGAAGGTAACGTTTATGATAAAATAGTCTCTGTTTTGTCAGATAAGATTGTGAATGCAATTCTTGAAGACTCGAAGGGGCGGACGGCGATTGACTTTGAAGAAGCCGTTGAAATTGAGGAAGATCTGGTCAATGCAATCAACAGGTTGATGATATCTGATAAAAACTGA
- a CDS encoding biotin--[acetyl-CoA-carboxylase] ligase → MISRITIVSGKEGSPVAKVTPETFFVSHPLWANDIENLGPWNREELDYLPYDIWLSGARKGVPVAVCGACQSSFEIAWYLNRQEDLPEWGSVLALEQTSGRGQVRREWISPSGNIYAVLKWPALKIPAEVEGRPIWTRILPLIVGDLLCKAFASLGVDISLKWPNDLLIGNKKVGGILIEERDGVAMVGIGINLDSAPDKSLLRKDSIFADKINSEELQLSPLATWVEIVPFIKGAYTEMLANQEPSLFLDKLARNMVWANELVRVVDGPEGLDHGIVSGLTEDGGLVIDCDGEKVSMYSGSILPYEK, encoded by the coding sequence ATGATCAGCAGAATTACCATTGTAAGCGGAAAGGAAGGCAGCCCAGTAGCAAAAGTTACTCCGGAAACTTTTTTTGTCTCTCATCCTTTATGGGCAAATGATATTGAAAATCTTGGCCCGTGGAACCGTGAAGAATTAGATTATCTGCCGTATGATATCTGGTTATCCGGTGCGAGAAAGGGTGTCCCTGTTGCTGTTTGCGGAGCCTGTCAGTCTAGTTTCGAAATCGCCTGGTATTTAAACAGGCAGGAAGATCTCCCTGAATGGGGAAGTGTTCTTGCTCTGGAACAGACAAGTGGAAGAGGGCAGGTTCGCAGAGAGTGGATCTCTCCTTCCGGTAATATTTATGCTGTTCTCAAATGGCCCGCCTTGAAAATTCCTGCAGAAGTTGAAGGTAGGCCCATTTGGACAAGAATCCTTCCTCTGATCGTAGGTGACCTGCTTTGTAAGGCTTTCGCTTCTTTAGGTGTTGATATCAGTCTTAAATGGCCTAACGATCTCCTTATTGGAAATAAGAAAGTGGGCGGAATACTTATTGAAGAACGTGATGGCGTTGCAATGGTCGGGATAGGGATAAATCTTGATTCTGCCCCTGATAAATCACTTCTGCGTAAAGACTCAATATTTGCCGATAAAATTAATTCTGAAGAATTACAACTCAGTCCTTTAGCCACATGGGTTGAAATTGTACCCTTTATAAAGGGAGCTTACACTGAGATGCTAGCCAATCAGGAGCCTTCATTGTTTTTGGATAAGCTTGCCCGGAATATGGTCTGGGCTAATGAACTAGTCAGAGTTGTTGATGGTCCTGAGGGGTTGGATCACGGAATTGTAAGCGGTCTGACTGAAGATGGCGGCTTGGTTATTGATTGTGACGGTGAAAAAGTCAGCATGTATTCCGGTAGCATTTTGCCGTACGAAAAGTGA